One Solanum lycopersicum chromosome 4, SLM_r2.1 DNA window includes the following coding sequences:
- the LOC138348186 gene encoding uncharacterized protein: MAAPLNLEEGQSSHRPPRFNGHFYSWWKVRMHDYLMAKDSELWDIILDETFVPMMEEKDGEKTITVPKPRQKYDDADRKKIEKGFKAKTLLVYGIGADKYNRVSACESAKEIWDCLLTAHEGTEQVKESKIDMLTSRYENFKMKEGETIHDMFTKFSSITNELRSLGEPISMTKQVRKVL; the protein is encoded by the coding sequence ATGGCAGCTCCACTTAACCTCGAAGAAGGTCAGTCATCACACAGacctcctcgtttcaatggacatttctacagttggtggaaagttagaatgcacGATTACCTCATGGCTAAAGATAGCGAGTTATGGGATATTATACTAGATGAAACCTTTGTTCCAATGATGGAAGAAAAGGATGGAGAAAAAACCATTACTGTTCCAAAGCCCAGGCAGAAATATGATGATGCTGacaggaaaaagattgaaaagggtTTCAAAGCCAAAACTCTTCTGGTCTATGGGATAGGAGCTGATAAGTACAACAGAGTGTCAGCCTGTGAGTCTGCTAAAGAAATTTGGGATTGCTTGTTGACTGCacatgaaggaactgaacaagtcaaagaatctAAGATTGACATGCTCACCTCACGTTAtgagaacttcaaaatgaaggaaggagaaacaatacatgacatgttcaccaagttttcttccattacaaatgagctgcgaagtctgggtgaacctataagcatgacCAAACAAGTCAGGAAAGTGCTTTGA